One Lactobacillus sp. ESL0785 DNA window includes the following coding sequences:
- a CDS encoding sulfite exporter TauE/SafE family protein, producing the protein MTGIWKLIFIFIGGIAGGLLSSVASMASLASYPVLLAVGIPPVYANVTNDAALIWTGIGSTISSTKELKGHWKQVGFYAIFTVVGSLFGCFLLLSFPSRVFEKLVPFFIAGSGIMVIISGKHHNLEPHKTPLWQELFYIAALLVMGIYTGYFGAAGGVIVLVLLTYITDEKFIVVNAIKNVICGLANFVALIVFAFTSHIYWLQSIPLAIGMFIGGYLGMDILRKVPAKAVRVFIAALAFIQAGYFFYKAYML; encoded by the coding sequence ATGACGGGAATTTGGAAGCTGATTTTTATTTTTATTGGTGGTATTGCAGGAGGCCTACTGTCCTCGGTTGCTTCAATGGCTTCGCTTGCGTCTTATCCAGTTTTACTAGCGGTTGGTATTCCGCCAGTTTATGCTAATGTAACTAATGATGCTGCGTTAATTTGGACAGGAATCGGCTCGACAATTTCTTCAACTAAGGAATTAAAAGGTCATTGGAAGCAGGTAGGTTTTTATGCGATTTTTACCGTTGTGGGTTCGTTGTTCGGGTGCTTTTTACTGTTATCATTCCCGTCGCGTGTCTTTGAAAAATTAGTGCCATTTTTTATTGCTGGTTCAGGAATTATGGTGATTATTTCTGGCAAACATCATAACTTGGAGCCACACAAAACGCCATTATGGCAAGAACTTTTTTATATTGCTGCACTGCTAGTAATGGGTATCTATACTGGCTACTTTGGTGCTGCTGGTGGAGTAATTGTCTTGGTATTATTAACATATATTACAGATGAAAAATTTATTGTGGTGAATGCCATTAAAAACGTAATTTGTGGTTTGGCTAATTTTGTAGCTTTAATTGTCTTTGCCTTTACTTCACATATTTATTGGTTACAGTCAATTCCACTTGCTATCGGTATGTTTATCGGCGGTTATTTGGGAATGGATATTTTACGTAAGGTTCCAGCTAAGGCTGTACGTGTTTTTATTGCTGCATTAGCATTTATTCAAGCAGGATATTTCTTTTATAAGGCATATATGTTATAG
- a CDS encoding HAD hydrolase-like protein — translation MTKFETLIFIPEGSLLNEKVAERNALRQTLLALDREFGPAERIKYTNLQAQVKFLKQDERIDLILQTFCAAELAEAHIIFTQKMAQQKQLIKDAIPVLDQIQNKLNLILVAKEAKSVLTTRTAESELLNYFSTIYFKEDLTAAFPSKNVFMPIFHERPELNPATSLVIGTSLVEEIQAAENANLQSLWLAPKKVKIPITPHPTLHLNQLSDLLFYLKLS, via the coding sequence GTGACAAAGTTTGAAACCCTAATTTTTATTCCTGAAGGCAGTTTACTGAACGAAAAAGTAGCAGAAAGAAATGCCCTAAGACAAACACTACTTGCACTAGACCGTGAGTTTGGTCCGGCTGAACGAATCAAATACACCAACTTACAAGCACAAGTTAAATTTTTGAAGCAGGATGAACGCATTGATTTAATTTTACAGACTTTCTGTGCCGCAGAACTAGCAGAAGCTCACATTATTTTTACGCAAAAAATGGCCCAACAAAAACAACTAATTAAAGACGCGATTCCAGTTTTAGATCAAATTCAAAATAAGCTTAATTTAATCTTAGTAGCCAAAGAAGCCAAAAGTGTTCTAACAACGCGGACTGCTGAAAGTGAACTGCTGAATTATTTTTCAACCATTTACTTTAAAGAAGACTTAACTGCAGCTTTTCCCAGCAAAAATGTCTTTATGCCAATTTTTCATGAACGTCCCGAACTTAATCCAGCTACCAGCCTCGTCATCGGTACCAGCTTAGTCGAAGAAATCCAAGCTGCCGAAAATGCCAATTTACAGTCACTCTGGCTGGCACCTAAAAAAGTAAAAATTCCGATTACTCCACACCCAACACTACATCTTAACCAACTTAGTGATTTATTATTTTACCTTAAACTGAGCTAG
- a CDS encoding DJ-1 family glyoxalase III, with translation MTKVAVVFADGCEEVEGLSIIDVLRRLNVTADMVGLTQIEVSGDHHIKLTCDKVVDDSLLDYDLVAFPGGKIGAENLRDNAKLRSLMVKRHKNGQWDAAMCAAPIALARYGILNDANYTCYPGFDQQTKKDAPTGHFKEQITVTDKQHKVLTSRGPATAWAFAYAIAEAVGIDTAALKEGMLYNYLADNIQASL, from the coding sequence ATGACAAAAGTTGCAGTAGTCTTCGCTGACGGATGCGAAGAAGTTGAAGGTTTAAGCATTATTGATGTTTTGCGACGCTTAAACGTGACGGCCGATATGGTCGGCTTAACTCAGATTGAGGTAAGTGGTGACCACCACATCAAACTAACATGTGATAAGGTAGTTGACGATAGTTTACTTGATTATGATTTGGTTGCCTTCCCTGGTGGTAAAATTGGCGCTGAAAACTTGCGTGACAACGCTAAATTGCGTTCATTAATGGTTAAACGGCACAAAAACGGTCAATGGGATGCAGCAATGTGCGCTGCACCAATTGCTTTGGCTCGTTATGGTATTTTAAATGATGCCAATTACACCTGCTACCCCGGTTTTGACCAACAAACTAAAAAAGATGCTCCAACTGGTCACTTTAAAGAGCAAATTACGGTAACTGACAAGCAACATAAAGTACTTACCAGTCGCGGACCTGCAACTGCTTGGGCCTTTGCTTATGCCATTGCAGAAGCAGTAGGTATCGATACTGCAGCACTTAAAGAGGGCATGCTTTATAATTACTTAGCTGACAATATTCAAGCTAGTTTATAA
- a CDS encoding histidine phosphatase family protein, which translates to MKELYLMRHGQTLFNQLHRIQGASDSPLTKQGIADAQAVGDYFKQNKIIFDHAYSSTQERACDTLEKITSQPYQRVKGLKEWNFGVFEGQSEQLNPHDDSSRHSYGDFFLQFGGESDLQVQERMNQTLTAIMEQPNHQRVLAVSHGGACFMFLQKWLSYAEIKERVNNFHNCCILKFTYEHGKFTFVESINVNEQ; encoded by the coding sequence ATGAAAGAATTATATTTAATGCGCCATGGTCAAACGTTGTTTAATCAATTGCACCGAATTCAGGGAGCAAGTGATTCACCATTAACAAAGCAGGGAATTGCCGATGCTCAAGCAGTAGGAGATTATTTTAAGCAAAATAAAATAATCTTTGATCATGCATATTCGTCAACGCAGGAACGGGCGTGTGATACGCTAGAGAAAATTACGTCGCAGCCGTATCAAAGAGTTAAAGGCCTGAAAGAATGGAATTTTGGAGTCTTTGAAGGTCAGAGTGAGCAATTAAATCCACACGATGATAGCAGTCGACATTCTTATGGTGACTTTTTCCTACAATTTGGCGGTGAATCTGACTTGCAAGTGCAAGAACGGATGAATCAAACGTTAACTGCGATTATGGAACAGCCCAATCATCAACGAGTTTTGGCAGTTAGTCATGGTGGTGCCTGCTTTATGTTTTTACAAAAATGGTTATCATACGCAGAAATTAAAGAACGAGTTAATAATTTTCATAATTGTTGTATTTTGAAATTTACTTATGAACATGGCAAATTTACGTTTGTTGAATCAATTAATGTGAATGAGCAATAA
- a CDS encoding LysR family transcriptional regulator yields the protein MKLRVLRYFLAIINEQNISRAAAKLHVSQPTISRQIHELETELGTHLFERGNKTIKLTADGEYLANQASQILTLTNKTIANIGKNNEVTGSIFIGCSEAPMLGTIADVIKQLNRIAPKISITLHSCAANEVHHKMQNGVFDFGFVLEPFDKTKYNFLTLPGITRWGVLTDRHSSLATKSQIKVADLINKPVIMPGRPNSQTLLTNWLGQSNLKFQVVANYNLLNNAAILAKHGVGHVLCLDGIVNTAQTNLIFIPLDPKINIHANLIWSKERLLSHAAQLFLTQLKIILQHNNY from the coding sequence ATGAAACTTAGAGTTTTACGCTATTTTTTAGCCATCATTAATGAACAAAATATTTCACGGGCAGCTGCTAAATTACACGTTTCGCAACCAACTATTTCCCGCCAAATTCATGAACTTGAAACAGAATTGGGTACTCATCTATTTGAACGTGGCAACAAAACAATTAAATTAACTGCCGATGGTGAATATTTAGCGAATCAAGCTAGCCAAATTTTAACCTTAACTAATAAGACGATTGCTAATATTGGTAAAAACAATGAAGTTACCGGCAGTATTTTTATTGGCTGTTCAGAAGCACCCATGCTTGGCACGATTGCTGATGTAATTAAGCAGCTAAACCGAATTGCACCTAAAATTAGTATTACTTTACACAGCTGTGCAGCTAATGAAGTTCACCACAAAATGCAAAACGGTGTATTCGACTTTGGTTTTGTCTTAGAACCTTTCGACAAAACTAAGTATAATTTTTTAACATTGCCCGGAATTACAAGGTGGGGCGTGTTGACAGATCGCCATTCTAGTCTAGCTACTAAAAGTCAAATTAAAGTTGCTGACTTAATTAATAAACCGGTAATCATGCCCGGACGACCTAATAGTCAAACACTTTTAACTAATTGGTTAGGACAAAGCAACTTAAAATTTCAAGTTGTTGCTAACTATAATCTGCTTAATAATGCCGCTATTCTTGCCAAGCATGGCGTTGGGCATGTACTTTGCCTCGATGGCATTGTTAATACGGCTCAGACTAACCTGATTTTCATTCCCCTTGATCCAAAGATAAATATTCATGCCAATTTAATTTGGTCTAAAGAAAGACTACTTTCACATGCAGCACAATTATTTTTAACCCAATTAAAAATTATTTTGCAGCATAACAACTATTAA
- a CDS encoding GTP-binding protein: MKQIVTGILANVDAGKTTLAEALLYQSGELRHLGRVDNGDAFLDSDQLEKKRGITIFAHQANLHYQDLELTLLDTPGHIDFVSQTESVLRVLDYAILVISATAGVQSHTRKLWHLLKEYQVPTFIFVNKMDASHTHPQTIIEQLKKELSPACLELSLTAGQLSSTLQEQIAVQDDQVLGDYLRQGKLNNETVRKMIQRRQIFPCFFGAALKLTGIKEFLAGIEYWSKTRAAATSDFGARIFKISHNVKNERLTWLRVMSGSLQPKQQLLEGQKVNQLRIYQGKKYQVTQKVTAGMVCVIPNLTATYQGQGLGIEADGQNLHTQPVLTYVANIGKYDPHVCLKALKELEDEDPQLHVVWNTESHEISVRIMGEVQLEVLQQLLQERYQLNIKFGTGKILYKETVTDSVEGAGHFEPLRHYAETHVILEPAPAGSGLIITDECPSEVLAPNWQKQVMFDLHSKEHLGVLIGAPITDMKIRFVSGHYNYKHTQGGDFRKATWRAVRQGLMLLRAKGKCQLLEPWYHFRLEIPTQQVGRAISDIQQMKGTFGEPEVGANSNLQILQGSAPVKQMQGYVKTVRNYTHGQGSVECTFDCYHPCQNAAEIIKRAAYSPTHDLANTPDSVFVPNEIATHVPWNEVSAWAHVPYQNEYKNGGYHA, from the coding sequence ATGAAGCAGATAGTTACTGGGATTTTAGCTAATGTTGACGCTGGTAAAACAACGTTAGCTGAAGCCTTGCTTTATCAGTCAGGTGAATTGCGGCATTTAGGGCGAGTAGATAATGGCGATGCCTTTTTAGATTCTGATCAACTTGAAAAGAAACGTGGAATCACTATTTTTGCTCACCAAGCCAACCTACATTATCAGGATTTAGAATTGACGTTGCTTGATACGCCCGGGCATATTGATTTTGTTTCGCAAACTGAGAGTGTATTACGTGTCTTGGATTATGCTATTTTGGTAATTTCAGCTACTGCTGGTGTCCAAAGTCATACAAGGAAACTATGGCACTTATTAAAAGAATATCAAGTGCCAACTTTTATTTTTGTTAATAAGATGGATGCCAGTCATACGCACCCACAAACTATTATTGAGCAACTGAAAAAAGAACTATCTCCTGCTTGTCTTGAATTATCATTAACTGCTGGTCAATTATCAAGTACACTTCAAGAACAAATTGCTGTTCAAGATGATCAAGTTTTAGGCGATTATTTAAGGCAGGGAAAGTTGAACAATGAAACGGTGCGTAAGATGATTCAGCGTCGGCAAATTTTCCCTTGCTTTTTTGGTGCCGCCCTTAAGTTAACCGGAATTAAAGAATTTTTAGCTGGAATCGAATACTGGTCAAAAACTAGAGCAGCTGCAACTTCTGACTTTGGTGCTCGCATTTTTAAAATTTCTCATAATGTAAAAAATGAACGTTTAACATGGCTCAGGGTAATGAGTGGTAGTTTACAGCCTAAGCAGCAGCTTCTTGAGGGACAAAAAGTTAATCAATTGCGCATTTATCAAGGTAAAAAATATCAGGTAACGCAGAAAGTCACTGCCGGCATGGTTTGCGTGATTCCAAATTTAACCGCTACATATCAAGGACAGGGTTTGGGAATAGAAGCAGATGGTCAAAATTTGCATACTCAACCAGTTTTAACTTATGTAGCTAATATTGGTAAATATGATCCGCATGTTTGTTTAAAAGCACTAAAGGAATTGGAAGATGAAGATCCACAGCTTCATGTGGTTTGGAATACAGAAAGTCATGAAATTAGCGTTCGAATTATGGGTGAAGTACAGTTAGAAGTATTGCAGCAATTATTGCAAGAACGTTATCAGCTGAATATCAAATTTGGTACTGGTAAAATTTTATATAAGGAAACGGTAACGGATTCAGTTGAAGGTGCAGGGCACTTTGAACCCTTACGACATTATGCAGAAACTCATGTGATCTTGGAACCTGCTCCAGCAGGTAGTGGCTTAATTATTACAGATGAATGTCCTAGTGAAGTTTTGGCACCTAATTGGCAGAAGCAGGTCATGTTTGATTTGCACAGTAAAGAGCATCTAGGGGTATTAATTGGCGCTCCAATTACAGATATGAAGATTAGGTTTGTCAGTGGCCATTACAATTATAAGCACACTCAAGGTGGTGATTTTCGAAAAGCAACTTGGCGAGCCGTACGTCAAGGCTTGATGCTTCTTCGGGCCAAAGGAAAGTGTCAGTTGCTTGAACCCTGGTATCATTTTCGCTTAGAAATACCAACGCAGCAGGTTGGTCGTGCAATTAGTGATATTCAGCAAATGAAGGGGACTTTTGGTGAACCCGAAGTTGGTGCTAATTCAAATTTGCAGATTTTACAAGGATCAGCTCCAGTCAAGCAAATGCAAGGTTATGTTAAAACTGTCCGCAATTATACGCATGGTCAAGGTAGTGTGGAGTGTACGTTTGACTGTTATCATCCTTGTCAAAATGCAGCAGAGATTATTAAGAGAGCGGCATATTCACCAACCCATGATTTGGCTAATACTCCAGATTCTGTTTTTGTACCTAATGAAATCGCAACGCACGTTCCGTGGAATGAAGTATCAGCATGGGCACATGTGCCATACCAAAATGAATATAAAAATGGCGGTTATCATGCATAA
- the rpsI gene encoding 30S ribosomal protein S9 — MAQQVAYAGTGRRKDAVARVRLVPGSGKITVNNKDVDQYIPFPNLVKDLKQPLTLTETDGQYDVKVNVNGGGFSGQAGAIRLGVARALLEVDPDFRGPLKKAGFLTRDPRMVERKKPGLKKARKASQFSKR, encoded by the coding sequence ATGGCACAACAAGTTGCATATGCAGGTACTGGTCGTCGTAAGGACGCAGTTGCGCGTGTACGTTTAGTACCAGGCAGTGGTAAGATTACTGTTAACAACAAAGATGTTGATCAATACATTCCATTCCCTAACTTAGTTAAGGATTTAAAGCAACCATTGACTTTGACTGAAACTGATGGTCAATATGATGTTAAAGTTAACGTTAATGGCGGTGGCTTTTCTGGTCAAGCTGGTGCAATCCGTTTAGGTGTTGCACGTGCTCTTCTTGAAGTTGACCCAGATTTCCGTGGTCCTTTGAAGAAGGCTGGATTCTTAACTCGTGATCCAAGAATGGTTGAAAGAAAGAAGCCAGGTTTGAAGAAAGCCCGTAAAGCTTCACAATTCTCAAAACGTTAA
- the rplM gene encoding 50S ribosomal protein L13, protein MRTTQLAKPNEIERKWYVIDATDVSLGRLSTAVATILRGKNKPQYTPNVDTGDNVIIINAAQLKLTGKKATDKIYYHHSGWRGGIKAVPAGELLAKNPVRLVELSVKGMLPKNTLGHQEFMKMHVYAGADHKHEAQKPEKLDINKLI, encoded by the coding sequence TTGCGTACTACACAATTAGCAAAACCTAATGAAATTGAACGTAAGTGGTATGTTATTGACGCAACAGATGTATCTTTGGGTCGTCTGTCTACTGCAGTAGCCACTATTTTAAGAGGTAAGAATAAGCCTCAATATACACCAAATGTTGATACTGGTGATAATGTGATCATTATCAATGCTGCTCAACTTAAGTTGACTGGTAAAAAGGCTACTGATAAGATTTATTACCACCACTCTGGTTGGCGTGGCGGCATCAAGGCAGTTCCTGCTGGTGAATTACTGGCTAAAAACCCAGTTAGATTAGTTGAATTGTCAGTTAAAGGTATGCTTCCAAAGAATACTCTTGGTCACCAAGAATTCATGAAGATGCATGTTTATGCTGGTGCTGATCATAAGCACGAAGCACAAAAGCCTGAAAAATTAGACATTAATAAATTAATCTAG
- the truA gene encoding tRNA pseudouridine(38-40) synthase TruA, with the protein MITRYKMTLAYDGHLFHGFQSQPHQRTVQGTIEAALNKMTKGKKVVVEGSGRTDAGVHAIGQVIHFDYPGNKIPPERMICALNSIMPLDIVFKECAIVDEQFHVRYSAKGKWYRYRVSLDRFVDPFKRFYTGHYPYPVDEVKMQTAARDLIGTHDFTSFAASGGQIKNKVRTMYYVNVQKNEKANEIVFDFICSGFLYNMVRILVAMLLEIGNGKRPLNDIPRVIKAKDREQVRETAQASGLFLYHVFYEDLPKKYRQDID; encoded by the coding sequence ATGATTACAAGATATAAAATGACGCTTGCATATGATGGGCATTTGTTTCATGGCTTTCAGTCACAGCCACATCAAAGAACAGTTCAGGGAACTATTGAGGCGGCGTTAAATAAAATGACTAAGGGCAAAAAGGTTGTGGTTGAAGGATCAGGAAGAACGGATGCTGGCGTACATGCAATTGGTCAGGTAATTCATTTTGATTACCCAGGAAATAAGATTCCACCAGAACGCATGATCTGTGCACTTAATTCAATTATGCCACTAGATATAGTCTTTAAAGAATGCGCAATTGTCGATGAGCAATTTCACGTTCGTTATAGTGCTAAGGGAAAATGGTATCGTTATCGTGTAAGTTTAGATCGTTTTGTTGATCCTTTTAAACGTTTTTATACGGGGCATTATCCTTACCCGGTTGATGAAGTAAAGATGCAAACTGCTGCTCGAGATTTAATTGGTACCCATGATTTTACTAGTTTTGCTGCTAGTGGTGGTCAAATTAAAAATAAAGTGCGAACAATGTACTATGTCAATGTTCAAAAAAACGAAAAAGCAAATGAAATTGTTTTTGATTTTATTTGTTCAGGTTTTTTATATAATATGGTGCGAATTTTAGTTGCGATGCTGCTTGAAATTGGTAATGGCAAACGACCACTTAATGATATTCCCCGGGTAATAAAGGCAAAAGATCGCGAGCAGGTTAGAGAAACTGCTCAGGCAAGTGGATTGTTTCTTTATCATGTTTTTTATGAAGATTTGCCTAAAAAATATCGGCAAGATATTGATTAA
- a CDS encoding energy-coupling factor transporter transmembrane component T, whose amino-acid sequence MSKILIGRYVPGNSLVYKMDPRGKLLATILFILVIFIANNPITYFLLIVFSLIAVAATKLKLKIFWDGIRPLIWLIFFTSLLQLFFTVGGTVYWQWTIFSISSYGIENAIYIFIRFTVIILISTVMTVTTMPLEIADAMEWLLTPLKLLRVPVDKIALVMSIALRFVPTLFDETFKIMNAQRSRGADFNHGGLITRAKAITPLLIPLFISSLETAVDLSTAMESRGYQGDKGRTRYRILSWSKYDWLNLGYFVILTGLLLIFRTH is encoded by the coding sequence ATGAGCAAAATCTTAATTGGCCGCTATGTTCCTGGAAATTCACTTGTTTATAAAATGGATCCGCGTGGGAAATTACTTGCAACTATTTTATTTATTTTGGTTATTTTTATAGCCAATAATCCGATAACATATTTCTTGCTAATTGTTTTTAGTTTAATTGCCGTAGCTGCAACTAAGTTAAAATTGAAAATATTTTGGGATGGGATTAGACCCTTAATTTGGTTAATCTTTTTTACATCGCTTTTGCAATTATTTTTTACAGTTGGTGGAACTGTGTATTGGCAATGGACTATTTTTTCAATTTCTAGTTATGGAATTGAAAACGCAATTTATATTTTTATTCGCTTTACTGTCATTATTTTAATTTCAACTGTTATGACAGTAACAACAATGCCACTTGAAATTGCTGATGCGATGGAATGGCTATTAACACCACTAAAACTATTAAGAGTTCCAGTTGATAAAATTGCTTTGGTGATGTCTATTGCTTTACGCTTTGTTCCAACACTTTTTGATGAAACTTTTAAAATTATGAATGCTCAGCGTTCACGAGGAGCGGACTTTAATCATGGCGGTTTAATTACCAGAGCTAAAGCAATAACCCCATTATTAATTCCGTTATTTATTAGTTCGCTTGAAACGGCTGTTGATTTGTCAACAGCAATGGAATCACGTGGGTACCAGGGTGATAAGGGTAGGACTCGCTACCGAATCTTAAGTTGGTCGAAGTATGATTGGTTAAATTTGGGTTATTTTGTTATTTTAACCGGATTGTTGTTGATTTTTAGGACACATTAA
- a CDS encoding energy-coupling factor transporter ATPase yields the protein MSIEFKQVSYTYAPDSPLEKKGLDDVSFKLQDGSFVAIIGHTGSGKSTLMQHFNALLKPTSGQIKIADTVITPETTNKGLKPLRRHVSLVFQFPEAQLFENTVIDDIAFGPRNFGYSPEEAKKVAQKWLKKVGLPAELGTKSPFDLSGGQMRRVAIAGVLAYEPDILCLDEPAAGLDPRARKQMMALFAEYQKAGHTVILVTHNMNDVANYADDVLVMEKGRLIKHASPREIFKKREWVKEHHLDEPQSSLFAAKLTNFAFFEPPLTRDELVRGIEQNLRDGNA from the coding sequence ATGTCAATTGAATTCAAGCAAGTAAGCTATACGTATGCGCCAGATTCGCCACTTGAAAAAAAGGGGTTAGATGATGTCAGTTTTAAACTGCAGGATGGCTCATTTGTTGCTATTATTGGTCATACTGGTAGTGGCAAGTCGACGTTAATGCAACATTTTAATGCTCTTTTAAAGCCGACAAGTGGGCAAATCAAAATTGCTGATACGGTGATTACGCCAGAAACAACTAATAAGGGATTAAAGCCTTTGCGCCGCCATGTTAGTCTAGTTTTTCAATTTCCTGAAGCACAATTATTTGAAAATACGGTAATTGATGATATTGCTTTTGGTCCCCGCAATTTTGGTTATAGTCCAGAAGAAGCTAAGAAGGTAGCACAAAAGTGGCTAAAAAAAGTTGGCTTGCCAGCAGAATTAGGTACAAAGTCACCATTTGATTTATCTGGTGGTCAAATGCGGCGTGTGGCGATTGCCGGCGTGTTAGCATATGAGCCAGATATTTTATGTCTGGATGAACCTGCTGCTGGTCTTGACCCGCGTGCACGCAAACAAATGATGGCATTGTTTGCGGAATATCAAAAGGCTGGGCATACTGTTATTTTAGTTACACACAATATGAATGATGTTGCAAATTATGCTGATGATGTATTAGTCATGGAAAAAGGCAGGTTGATTAAGCATGCTAGTCCTAGAGAAATATTTAAAAAACGTGAGTGGGTAAAAGAGCACCATCTAGATGAACCACAATCGTCGTTATTTGCTGCTAAACTAACGAATTTTGCCTTTTTTGAGCCACCGCTTACTCGAGATGAATTAGTTAGAGGTATTGAGCAAAATTTAAGGGATGGTAATGCATGA
- a CDS encoding energy-coupling factor ABC transporter ATP-binding protein: MVKDSIIKIRNITFTYPDTKIPAIDKISLDIQRGSWTSIIGHNGSGKSTIIRLINGLLVPDDSTNSEIEVDGVVLNDETVWKIRNKIGVVFQNPDNQFVGATVADDVAFGLENRGVPRSEMLKIVPEAIKAVGMADYTNSEPASLSGGQKQRVAIAGILAIRPKIIVLDEATSMLDPEGRNQILQIVRQMKEKYDLTVISITHDIDEADLADQVVVMNDGKLIEQGSAEKVFSKVQLLKSLGLDVPFFEQVKDRLVKDGVDIPQAVSSEKELIKFLCQLNSSK, translated from the coding sequence ATGGTAAAAGATAGTATTATAAAAATTAGAAATATAACCTTTACATATCCTGATACAAAAATTCCGGCAATTGACAAGATTAGTTTGGATATTCAGCGAGGTTCTTGGACATCAATCATTGGTCACAATGGCAGCGGCAAATCGACAATTATTAGATTGATTAATGGATTATTAGTTCCCGATGACAGTACTAATTCTGAAATTGAAGTTGATGGCGTTGTTCTCAATGATGAAACGGTTTGGAAGATTAGAAATAAAATTGGTGTTGTTTTTCAAAATCCGGATAATCAATTTGTAGGGGCAACTGTTGCAGATGATGTTGCATTTGGCTTGGAAAATAGAGGCGTTCCGCGCTCAGAAATGCTTAAAATAGTTCCTGAAGCGATAAAAGCAGTAGGAATGGCTGACTACACTAATTCGGAACCTGCTAGTCTCTCAGGGGGGCAGAAGCAGCGTGTAGCAATTGCTGGTATTTTAGCCATTAGACCGAAAATTATTGTCTTAGATGAGGCAACTTCAATGCTTGATCCGGAAGGGCGAAACCAAATCTTACAAATTGTTCGGCAAATGAAAGAAAAGTATGATTTGACTGTTATTTCGATTACGCATGATATTGATGAAGCTGATTTAGCTGATCAAGTAGTTGTAATGAATGATGGTAAGCTGATTGAGCAAGGCAGTGCTGAAAAAGTCTTTAGCAAAGTTCAATTACTTAAAAGTTTGGGGTTAGATGTACCCTTTTTTGAACAAGTAAAAGATAGATTGGTTAAAGACGGTGTTGATATTCCACAGGCAGTTAGTTCAGAAAAAGAGTTGATTAAGTTTTTATGTCAATTGAATTCAAGCAAGTAA
- the rplQ gene encoding 50S ribosomal protein L17, translated as MAYRKLGWDSSQRKAMLREMTTQLFMKERIVTTETRAKEIRKTAEKMITLGKRGDLAARRKAAAFVRDEVADIHEEKDAVVVKSALQKLFSDIAPRYQDRNGGYTRILKLAKARRGDGAPMVILELV; from the coding sequence ATGGCATACCGTAAATTAGGTTGGGATAGCTCACAAAGAAAAGCAATGCTGCGTGAAATGACAACTCAATTGTTCATGAAAGAACGCATTGTTACTACTGAAACTCGTGCAAAAGAAATTCGCAAAACTGCTGAAAAGATGATTACTTTAGGTAAGCGTGGCGATTTAGCTGCTAGAAGAAAGGCTGCTGCTTTTGTACGTGATGAAGTTGCTGATATCCATGAAGAAAAAGATGCAGTTGTTGTTAAATCAGCATTGCAAAAGCTTTTTAGTGATATTGCACCTCGTTACCAAGACCGTAATGGTGGTTACACCCGAATTTTGAAGTTAGCCAAAGCTCGTAGAGGCGATGGTGCTCCAATGGTTATTCTTGAATTAGTTTAA